The region AATGACATTCTCATTCAACCAACAAGGAGACTAAGGTTGAGAAAGATGAATTAACTTGGCCAAGGTCTCAAGAGATGGGAACCACGGTCCGATTTCAAAGGTCATGTCCTCAGCGCTATACCGCTAGGATTTCTCCTCACTCTTTAGGGAGGCCGATGACTGTTTCCAGTTCTGAACTTGTAAGAAGTTAGGAATTGCCTATGAAGCTGCATTCTAGCTCTGGTTTTGCCTCTTTACTATGAAATCATGAGCTAGTCACTTTACCTCTTTGATCCTCATATTCTTCTCGTGAAAAGCAGGATGAACAAATATGTGCTTGCAAGGATCTCTGCAAGATCCAATGAAAAAAAGTTTGTAAAGATTGTgaagtgaggacttccctggtggctcagtggtgaagactctgcctgccaacgcaggagacctgagttcggtccctgatctgggaagtcccacacgctgcagagcaactcagcccgtggccacgactattgagcctgcgctcttTAGAGTCTGGGAGcagcaattactgagcccacgggccacaGCCACTGGGCCCGCACGCCCTGGAGCTGGTGCTCACAGCAAGAGAAGGCGCTGCGATGAGAAGTCCATGCCCTGAAACCAGGCAGCAGCCCCGGCTCGCCCCACGAGagagcccacgcacagcaacgaagacccagcgaggtcaaaaataaataaaattattcaaaaccGGCAAAGTGATTTGCTGCAAGTGATCAGATCCAGCtgtgttcattttaatttatatttagtgaggttttctgttttgatttcagGGGGCAGCCGAGGACTCATGGCAGAGAACGGCACTGCGGTAACAGAATTCGTTCTGCTGGGGTTCCAGCTGTGGGCCGAGCTGCAGACAGGtctcttctttgtatttctgctcGTTTATCTCATCACCCTGGGAGGCAACCTGGGCGTGATGGCACTGGTTCAGAGTGACCCTCGCCTCCAGActcccatgtactttttcctcagcCACCTCTCCTTTCTGGACGTTTGCTACGCCTCCGTCATTGTCCCCCAACTGCTGGAGACCTTGCGGAGCGATAAGGGGACCATCACCTTTGAGCGCTGTGCCGCGCAGTTCTTCTTCTTCACCCTCTGTGCCAGTGCTGAGTGCTTCCTCTTGGCCGTGATGGCCTACGACCGCTACGTGGCCGTGTGCAAACCTCTCCTCTACGCCTCGGCCATGACGCCCCAGGCCCGCCTGGGGCTGGTGGCTGGGGCATACGGCGGTGCCGCGGTCAACTCCGTGGTCCGCACTGGCTGcaccttctccatctccttctgTAAGTCAAACCAGGTggatttcttcttctgtgacctCCCACCTCTGCTGAAGCTCGCCTGCAGTGAGACCAGGCCACGAGAACGGCTGATCTACCTTTTAGCTTTCTTGGTCATTGCAACCAGCGTTTCAGTGATTCTCATATCCTACCTGTTCATCCTTCGGGCCATTCTGAAGATTCGTTCAGCTGGTGGCAGAGCCAAGACCTTCTCCACCTGCGCTTCGCACATAACCGCAGTGGCTCTTTTCTTTGGGACGCTCATATTCATATACCTGAAGGGTAACATGGGAAAATCTCTCTGGGAGGACAAGATTGTGTCAGTATTTTACACTGTGGTCATCCCGATGCTGAACCCACTGATCTACAGTCTGAGGAACAAGGAAGTGAAGGAGGCTCTGAAGAGAGCGTTCGGCAGGATGAAGGTTTCCCGAGTAGAGTAAGACATGAGCTCCATTGATTCAGAAGCTCCTGCAAGTAATCCTTTGGGCTTTTAGCTTGTTTTCATAATACAGAAACCAGACCTGATAATTACAAAGACATATggaggcaaaaaagcaaaaaaaatgtaGATTTAGTTTCCAGTAATTGCTTTATTAACTCTGTGACCTTCAGCCAGAAATTCTCTGCCTCAGTTATCACATCGGTAAAAATTACCTAGTTATGATTGAAGCCAGCCTTAAGAGAAACTGAATGCTGAAGGACTTTATAAGTGATAAGATgctataaaatgtgaaatttatttttctgaaccaTCCTGAATATTGCTCATTGTTTTCTCAGCTACatagtttcttttttcccaccAAGCTAACGTTTGTACCTTGAATACTTACAATACAATAGCTTATTGCTTACATAGTGAGGATAGTCATTTTCCTTGGTTGTGGGTAGTGGggtggaaatcaaccctgaccaAAGGAAACGTTCCTCAACATTCAATCATGTATAGTTTAGGTATTTCTCATGGAAGAttcaaggggaagaaaagaagggaagaaatatagaagaaagaaaggggaaaaaaagatgtgaaCTGGGAACTGTTCAAGTTAGTTTATTTCCTGAGATACTGTACAGGACGCAGACACTGTGGAATCAAAGAAAGGTGTAATGACTTGCATTAATTGCTGAAAACAGTTTGATCTTGGTGTAAAGCTGAACTGAGCCTGATGtataacttttgaaatatttcttgatCACCCAAGTTCACCATCCCTGTTTTATTTCTGAAGCATTGTTCATGGACCATCTGGCTCTGTTCCCTCAAGTTATTTTCTATCCTCCAGTAATGAAAACCAGTACTTACATCTCCTATAGGACATTTACTTTATCATCAGCAGACAGATGACTGTGAATCTGACTGCCACCTTGTAACGGCCTTCACGTCCGCTAGAAATATTACTTGGGAAATGTCTCCATGGAGATTCCACAATCTGATTCatcaattcagcaaatatttatacattatcAACTACATATCAGAAATAACACTAAGTTCAGGAATATAGTAGTAAATAAGATAGACACGGTTCTTCCTTCATGGAGAATAGAATGCGGGGTATAGACATTGAACTACTACATGgttgaaaaagttgtcttaaaactcaacattcagaaaactaacatcatggcatctggtcccatcacttcatggcaaacagatggggaaacaattgaaacagtgaaagactttatttttggggctccaaaatcactgcagatggtgactgaagccatgaaattagaagatgcttgctccttggaaggaaagttatgaccaacctaaataaaagcagagacattgctttgccaacaaaggtccattagtcaatgctatggtttttccagtggtcatgtatagatgtgagagttggactataaagaaagctgagcaccaaagaactgatgcttttgaactgtggtgttggagaagactcttgagagtcccttgggtgcaaggagatccaaccagtccatcctaaaggaggtcagtcctgggtgctcattggaaggactgatgctgaagctgaaactccaatactttggccacctcatgcgaagagctgactcatttgaaaagaccgtgatgctgggaaagactgggggcaggaggagaaggggacgacagaggatgagatggttggatggcatcaccaactcaacggacacgagtttgagtaagttctgggagttggtgatggacagggaggcctggcgtgctgcgattcatggggttgcaaagagtcagatacgactgagtgactgaactgaactttggcTGCACTGAGACTGGTGGAAGGGGGACAGTCTTTGGTATGGAGATGGAGGAAAAGAGACCCACTTCATCGAAGGAACAACAAATGGCGTATTCCAGGAAAAGGTGCTTGACTGCCCTCCAGTACTGTCTGTGTTGTTCTAGAACACACATTA is a window of Cervus canadensis isolate Bull #8, Minnesota chromosome 11, ASM1932006v1, whole genome shotgun sequence DNA encoding:
- the LOC122449376 gene encoding olfactory receptor 9I1-like, producing MAENGTAVTEFVLLGFQLWAELQTGLFFVFLLVYLITLGGNLGVMALVQSDPRLQTPMYFFLSHLSFLDVCYASVIVPQLLETLRSDKGTITFERCAAQFFFFTLCASAECFLLAVMAYDRYVAVCKPLLYASAMTPQARLGLVAGAYGGAAVNSVVRTGCTFSISFCKSNQVDFFFCDLPPLLKLACSETRPRERLIYLLAFLVIATSVSVILISYLFILRAILKIRSAGGRAKTFSTCASHITAVALFFGTLIFIYLKGNMGKSLWEDKIVSVFYTVVIPMLNPLIYSLRNKEVKEALKRAFGRMKVSRVE